One window of the Bacillus oleivorans genome contains the following:
- a CDS encoding NYN domain-containing protein: MDILLVDGYNIIGAWPELRALKTGDLASARDRLIEKMAEYQAFTGYKVIVVFDAHYVQGIEKKYKNYKIEVIFTRENETADERIEKLAISLANIKTQIHVATSDYTEQWAIFGQGALRKSARELLREMESIEKNIGKNVQKSLESKPKTKIQLPDEIAEIFEKWRRGGQ, translated from the coding sequence ATGGATATTCTCCTTGTGGATGGCTATAACATTATTGGTGCTTGGCCAGAGCTTCGTGCTTTAAAAACAGGTGATTTAGCTTCGGCAAGAGATCGATTAATTGAAAAAATGGCTGAATACCAAGCCTTTACTGGATATAAAGTGATTGTCGTTTTTGATGCACATTATGTGCAAGGAATTGAGAAAAAATATAAGAACTATAAGATTGAAGTAATCTTTACAAGAGAAAATGAAACAGCGGATGAACGGATTGAAAAGCTGGCAATCTCTTTAGCTAATATAAAAACACAAATTCATGTCGCTACCTCTGACTATACAGAACAATGGGCTATATTCGGACAAGGAGCTTTGCGAAAATCGGCCCGTGAATTATTACGCGAAATGGAAAGTATTGAGAAAAACATAGGCAAAAATGTTCAAAAATCCCTCGAATCTAAACCAAAGACCAAAATTCAGCTGCCAGACGAAATAGCAGAAATATTCGAAAAATGGAGAAGAGGCGGACAATGA
- the rlmB gene encoding 23S rRNA (guanosine(2251)-2'-O)-methyltransferase RlmB — translation MESEWIFGRNPVLEVLRSERDIQKVLVAEGSQKGSIQQVLKLAKEQSVIVQTVPKRKLDQMFNGPHQGVAAQIAAYQYAELDDLYNRAKDRDEPPFFIILDELEDPHNLGSIMRTCDAVGVHGIIIPKRRSVGLTATVAKASTGAIEHIPVARVTNLARTIDELKNSGVWIAGTDKDADQDYRQLDGNMPLGIVIGSEGKGMSRLIKEKCDFLISLPMVGHVTSLNASVAAALLMYEVYRKRHAIGE, via the coding sequence ATGGAATCTGAATGGATATTTGGCAGAAATCCCGTGCTTGAGGTGCTCAGGTCAGAAAGAGACATCCAAAAGGTATTGGTCGCAGAAGGGTCTCAAAAAGGCAGTATCCAGCAAGTTTTAAAATTAGCTAAAGAGCAATCTGTTATCGTTCAAACCGTTCCAAAACGGAAGCTAGACCAAATGTTCAATGGTCCTCATCAGGGAGTAGCGGCCCAAATTGCGGCGTATCAGTATGCTGAGCTTGACGATCTGTACAATCGGGCCAAAGACCGCGATGAGCCTCCATTTTTTATCATTTTGGACGAGCTTGAAGATCCGCATAACCTAGGTTCTATTATGAGAACGTGTGATGCAGTTGGCGTTCATGGGATTATTATTCCAAAAAGAAGATCGGTCGGTTTAACGGCTACCGTTGCAAAAGCATCGACTGGGGCAATTGAACATATTCCGGTGGCTAGGGTAACAAATTTAGCACGTACGATTGATGAACTAAAAAACTCAGGTGTTTGGATTGCAGGTACAGATAAGGATGCAGACCAGGATTACAGACAGTTAGACGGAAATATGCCGCTTGGAATAGTGATTGGCAGTGAAGGAAAAGGTATGAGCCGCTTGATAAAGGAAAAGTGTGATTTTCTTATTTCCTTGCCAATGGTTGGACATGTTACTTCCTTAAATGCTTCAGTTGCAGCAGCACTTTTGATGTATGAGGTATATAGAAAACGCCATGCAATCGGTGAATAG
- the sigH gene encoding RNA polymerase sporulation sigma factor SigH has protein sequence MRTVGGIYRVNSNIGESQQSAYNFLEDEEIVDLVHQGESEALDYLIHKYRNFVRAKARSYFLIGATKEDIVQEGMIGLYKAIRDFKEDKLTSFKAFAELCITRQIITAIKTATRQKHIPLNSYVSLDKPIFDEESDRTLMDVISGAKIMDPEELIISREEFDNIELKMSEILSDLEQKVLALYLDGQSYQEISEELNRHVKSIDNALQRVKRKLERYLEIREITHSSSSQ, from the coding sequence ATGCGCACGGTTGGGGGGATCTATAGGGTGAATTCGAACATCGGGGAAAGCCAACAAAGTGCTTACAATTTTTTAGAAGACGAAGAGATTGTAGACTTAGTGCATCAGGGCGAAAGTGAAGCACTTGATTATCTCATTCATAAGTATCGGAACTTTGTAAGGGCGAAAGCGAGATCCTATTTTTTGATCGGTGCAACCAAAGAAGATATTGTTCAGGAAGGCATGATAGGCTTATATAAGGCGATTCGTGACTTCAAAGAGGACAAGCTCACCTCCTTTAAAGCTTTTGCCGAGCTGTGTATTACTAGGCAAATTATTACAGCAATCAAAACAGCAACCCGGCAAAAGCATATTCCGCTGAATTCATATGTTTCTTTGGACAAGCCTATTTTTGATGAAGAATCCGATCGAACGCTGATGGATGTCATTTCAGGCGCAAAGATTATGGATCCAGAAGAATTAATTATTAGTCGTGAGGAATTTGATAATATTGAGTTGAAAATGTCAGAAATTCTCAGTGATTTAGAACAAAAAGTACTGGCCCTCTATTTAGATGGGCAGTCATACCAAGAGATTTCAGAAGAGTTAAACAGACATGTTAAGTCTATTGATAATGCACTTCAGCGGGTTAAAAGAAAGCTAGAGAGATACTTAGAAATCAGGGAGATTACCCACTCCTCCTCTTCACAATGA